The genomic segment CTTATTGATCACGTATGGGATGGAGTTCTTCACCATCTCGTGCTCTTCATCGAGTTCACGCTGGCTCTTGTAGACCACGATCTGAAACGGTGCCAGCACATCCGCGGCGCTGATATCACCGCGGTGCGGCATGTCAAGGGGGTTGAAAAGATCCTCGCCCGGGTACGCCAGGCCGATGAGAATCGATGTCGCCACCAGAAGCAGAATCTTGATCGTGCGGGAGCGTGCCGACGGCACGTATTTCACCCGCGTGTCGCTCTGCACCTTGAGCAGGCGCTTGATACTGCGCTTCAGTTTCAGGAGAAGTGAATACATATGGCGACCATCCCTGCCGCCCTACTCTTTGTGTCGGCCGTCTTCGTGCTTCTCGTACGCCTTGATGATGCTCTGAACGAGCTGGTGACGGATAACATCCTTTTCCGTCAGATAGATGAACTCGATTCCCGGTATTCCTTTCAGAATCTTCTGCACTTTCACCAGCCCGGACTGGCGGCGGTCCGCCAGGTCTATCTGCGTAATATCGCCGGTTATCACCGCCTTGGACTTCTCGCCTATCCGCGTGAGAAACATCTTCATCTGCGCATTGGTCGTATTCTGGGCCTCATCGAGTACCACGAATGCCTCGTTGAGCGTCCGTCCCCGCATGAATGCCAGCGGCGCAATCTCGATCACTCCCATCTCCAACAGCTTGGCGATTTTGTCCGGCTGCATCATGTCGTAAAGCGCATCGTAAACCGGCCGAAGATACGGGTCAACTTTTGCACGAATATCCCCCGGCAGAAAGCCGAGTGACTCCCCCGCCTCCACTGCCGGTCGGCAAAACACGATCCGATTCACCCGTTTTGTTTTCAGCTCGGCCACCGCCATCGCCACTGCTAAATAAGTCTTGCCGGTACCGGCCGGTCCAATGGAAAACACGATGTCATGTCTGTCCACCGCCTCCACATACCGTGTCTGGCCGATTGTCTTTGGTTTGATGACCTTCTTGAGTGCGCTGGTCAAAAGCGCTTCGGTGGAGATATCGTTGGCCGGCCCCTGGCCGTTCTCCTTTACCATCGAGATGGCGTAGTTGATATACTGCTCAGTGATAAAATCCCCCGCCTTTATCCGGGTAATCAAATCCCCCAGCAGGCGTACAACCTGCTCCACATCCTGCGGCGTCCCTTCCACCGTGATGCGGTCGCCGCGGGCGATGATCTTGCTGGCAAAGCGCGCTTCAATCAAACGCAGAAACAGATCGTTCTGCCCGAACAGAAGCCGCTGGTCGATTCCCTCGACTGCCAGTGTCCGTGATCGTCTTTCTTCCGTTTCCAGATTCATACCTGTTACTGGCGCTGCGTATCTCCCTTGATTATAAGTCCCAACTCCGCAAGCTGCTCGTCATCAATCGGGGTCGGCGCGCCGTCCATCGGCGATATCGCGTTGGCCGTCTTCGGAAACGCGATCACATCGCGGATAG from the Candidatus Zixiibacteriota bacterium genome contains:
- a CDS encoding PhoH family protein; this encodes MNLETEERRSRTLAVEGIDQRLLFGQNDLFLRLIEARFASKIIARGDRITVEGTPQDVEQVVRLLGDLITRIKAGDFITEQYINYAISMVKENGQGPANDISTEALLTSALKKVIKPKTIGQTRYVEAVDRHDIVFSIGPAGTGKTYLAVAMAVAELKTKRVNRIVFCRPAVEAGESLGFLPGDIRAKVDPYLRPVYDALYDMMQPDKIAKLLEMGVIEIAPLAFMRGRTLNEAFVVLDEAQNTTNAQMKMFLTRIGEKSKAVITGDITQIDLADRRQSGLVKVQKILKGIPGIEFIYLTEKDVIRHQLVQSIIKAYEKHEDGRHKE